The Pseudanabaena galeata CCNP1313 genome includes a region encoding these proteins:
- the rsmH gene encoding 16S rRNA (cytosine(1402)-N(4))-methyltransferase RsmH → MTAQFHHVPVLAEPTIAGLEIVAGGVYLDCTVGGGGHSALILQAAENVSLVGIDRDEMAIAAASDTLKDYADRVSFWRGNFCEYQPSSELKFDGILADLGVSSTQFDVAERGFSFRESGDLDMRMDNRQTLTAAEIINHYKEVELADIFFKLGEERLSRRIARQIVEKRPFKTTLELANAISACVPSSYRHGRIHPATRTFQALRIAVNRELESLEKWLAIAPNWLKTSGKIAVITFHSLEDRIVKHTFREDDRLQVLTKKVIIATDEETRANPRARSAKLRIAQRI, encoded by the coding sequence ATGACTGCCCAGTTTCATCATGTTCCCGTGCTTGCCGAACCCACGATCGCAGGCTTAGAAATTGTTGCAGGTGGGGTATATCTGGACTGCACTGTGGGCGGTGGTGGACATAGCGCGTTAATTTTGCAAGCAGCAGAGAATGTAAGTTTAGTAGGGATTGATCGGGATGAAATGGCGATCGCCGCCGCAAGTGACACCCTCAAAGATTATGCAGATCGGGTTAGTTTTTGGCGCGGTAACTTTTGTGAATATCAGCCATCATCGGAATTGAAATTTGATGGTATTCTAGCGGATCTGGGTGTGAGTTCGACTCAGTTTGATGTTGCCGAGCGGGGATTTAGTTTCCGAGAGTCAGGCGATCTTGATATGCGAATGGATAATCGCCAAACTCTCACTGCCGCCGAAATCATCAATCACTATAAAGAAGTAGAACTTGCTGATATCTTTTTTAAACTTGGTGAAGAAAGACTGTCGCGGCGGATTGCCCGTCAAATTGTCGAGAAGCGCCCCTTTAAGACTACATTGGAACTCGCTAATGCAATTTCTGCCTGCGTTCCCTCCAGTTATCGTCACGGTAGAATTCATCCCGCCACCAGAACTTTTCAAGCTTTGCGAATCGCCGTTAATCGAGAATTAGAAAGTCTCGAAAAATGGTTAGCCATTGCTCCCAATTGGTTAAAGACTAGCGGTAAAATTGCTGTGATTACATTTCATAGTCTTGAGGATCGAATTGTTAAGCATACTTTTCGCGAGGACGATCGCTTACAAGTACTAACCAAAAAAGTCATCATCGCTACTGATGAGGAAACTAGAGCAAACCCTAGAGCGCGTTCTGCTAAGTTACGCATTGCTCAAAGGATTTAA
- a CDS encoding ATP-binding protein, whose product MRPTSTSDRLPHIDGYQLTAPLFEGARTLVYRGIRLADGLTVILKMLRSDRPSVDDLLQLRNQYTISKDLSLAGIVQPLSLETYGNGFVIVMADEGYISLADYAKTQPLNLRRFLAIAMQLATILHDLYQQRVIHKDINPSNILIDPVSQQVKITDFELATRLPHEIQTIVNINVLEGTLAYMAPEQTGRMNCGIDYRSDFYALGVTFFELLTGQLPCSSDDPLEQIHFHLAVPAPLVCELKPELPLVIGQIVAKLMAKNVEERYQSALGLKHDLEISLQQLRETGTIAPFAIATRDLSDRFLIPEKIYGRSLEIQILLNVFKQVAQGSTQLMLVAGFSGVGKTAVINEVHKPIVRKRGYFIKGKFDQLNRNIPFSAFVQAFRDLIGQLLSESDTQLLVWKNKILEALGENGQVVMDVIPELEKIIGSQPNVHKLTGNAAQNRFNLLFQKFIQVFSAPQHPLVIFLDDLQWADSASLQLLQLLMQETGYLLILGAYRDNEISSVHPLMLTVNEIIKTEVTVKTIILQPLIQEDINQLVADTLSCDRLLAQPLTELVYQKAQGNPFFTTQFLKALHEDKMIQFISGEDTSQGWQCDISQIRLQSLTENVVDFMAHQLQKLPPATQEALKLAACIGAEFDLQTLAIIAERSPSQTATALWKALENGLIIPLNQIYKFFQNELDNELDFDDRDALPSIPIYRFLHDRVQQAAYSLIPESQKEIVHLNIGRGLWERLSKEERELHLFQIVNHLNMGISHIYGQREREELAQLNRQAGEKAKNSAAYEAAMDYLNTGLKLLSAQSWHTHYDLSLSLHQLAVEVAYILGAYAQMNSLMQVSFQNTKNHLDRVKFHEIQILALVAQNQTRAAVDYTRKILPIFGVHLPQKLSKLRTILGFFATLYRMIGKKPKDLLDLPMMSNPYKLAACHLFNAIGAASEREMPEILPFITFTGIALYLRYGNIPKSSMAYTIYAFLLCEKLNRVDAGYAIGKAAIALCHKTSSKAALAPTLFLWNRFIAYRKESLRTTLPLLLEAYQVSLEVGDVEYAAYSLAVYYLQDYLTGKNLGDLQREAIAARPTLQKLKQRAMSALIDVNCQAIANLTTITDDPCKLVGRFFDETTISDRDKQLRLYTSFRKLQIAFLFQRYPVALEQMAIIEVMQQLVEGTFVKTLCHFYAALVRLAQYPSLSKQQKKIYFTKIKADLQRLTKLAKSAPMNYQHKVWLLEAEYFRVLGKSSQAADLYDRAITGAKEHKYIQEEALANELAARFYLDLGKDKIAQVYMTEAYYGYVRWGATAKVLDLETQYPQLLSFVLQQANCSSLAAPSSTRISSTNSQAIALTALIKASQSISEEIQLDQLFTTILNTMIVNAGADKCILLLQAEQELQIVAMAKSGQSPQIFTHPIPLELSEEVATTVINRVKRSFEPLVLGDARESSQFAGDRYIEQQQPKSIFCSPIINQGQVLGVLYLENNLIVGAFTDEHLEVLNLLCNQAAISIKYAQIYRSLEQQVEQQSQEFANFTSQRPNQPHRR is encoded by the coding sequence ATGCGTCCAACCAGCACCAGCGATCGCCTTCCTCACATTGATGGTTATCAATTAACTGCGCCACTTTTTGAGGGTGCGCGAACTCTTGTTTATCGAGGCATAAGGCTAGCGGATGGACTAACGGTAATCTTGAAAATGCTGAGAAGCGATCGCCCCTCAGTTGATGACCTATTGCAACTGCGTAACCAGTACACGATTTCCAAAGATCTCAGCTTGGCAGGAATAGTCCAGCCGCTCAGTTTAGAAACCTATGGCAATGGGTTTGTGATTGTCATGGCTGATGAGGGATATATCTCACTTGCTGATTACGCCAAGACGCAGCCACTCAATCTGAGAAGATTTTTGGCGATCGCTATGCAGCTGGCGACGATTCTCCATGACCTGTATCAACAGCGGGTGATCCATAAGGATATTAACCCTAGCAATATTTTGATTGATCCTGTGAGTCAGCAGGTAAAGATTACTGATTTTGAGCTAGCGACAAGACTACCCCATGAGATTCAGACCATTGTCAACATCAATGTTTTGGAAGGAACCCTTGCTTATATGGCTCCAGAGCAGACTGGAAGGATGAACTGTGGAATTGATTACCGCAGTGACTTTTATGCCCTAGGGGTGACTTTTTTTGAATTGTTAACAGGACAGCTACCTTGTTCATCGGATGATCCCTTGGAACAGATCCATTTTCATCTAGCTGTGCCTGCGCCCCTAGTATGTGAACTCAAGCCAGAGTTGCCCTTGGTCATTGGACAGATCGTGGCGAAACTCATGGCAAAAAATGTAGAGGAGCGCTATCAGAGTGCCTTGGGTTTGAAGCATGATCTCGAAATTTCTCTTCAGCAGCTTAGGGAAACTGGAACCATTGCTCCCTTTGCGATCGCTACTAGAGATCTCAGCGATCGCTTTTTGATCCCCGAAAAGATCTATGGACGTAGCCTTGAAATTCAGATATTGCTCAATGTGTTTAAGCAAGTTGCCCAAGGTAGTACGCAACTGATGTTGGTAGCTGGTTTTTCTGGTGTTGGCAAAACCGCAGTGATCAACGAAGTGCATAAACCAATTGTCCGTAAACGCGGCTACTTCATCAAAGGCAAATTTGATCAATTAAATCGCAATATCCCTTTTTCGGCATTTGTACAAGCTTTCCGTGATTTGATTGGGCAACTGCTGAGCGAAAGCGACACTCAATTGCTGGTATGGAAAAATAAAATCCTTGAAGCACTAGGTGAAAATGGACAAGTAGTGATGGATGTGATTCCAGAACTAGAGAAAATTATTGGTAGCCAACCAAATGTTCATAAATTGACAGGAAATGCTGCTCAAAATCGATTCAATCTATTATTCCAGAAATTTATTCAAGTCTTCTCTGCTCCTCAACATCCTTTAGTGATCTTCCTTGATGACTTGCAGTGGGCTGATTCTGCTTCTCTACAGTTATTGCAACTCTTGATGCAGGAGACAGGCTACCTATTGATCTTGGGAGCCTATCGCGATAACGAAATATCATCGGTGCATCCATTGATGTTGACGGTGAATGAGATTATCAAGACGGAAGTGACTGTCAAGACAATTATTTTACAACCATTAATTCAGGAAGATATTAATCAATTAGTAGCAGACACCTTAAGTTGCGATCGCCTTCTGGCTCAGCCCCTCACTGAGTTGGTCTATCAAAAGGCTCAAGGTAATCCGTTCTTTACGACTCAATTTCTCAAGGCTTTGCATGAAGATAAAATGATCCAGTTCATCTCTGGTGAAGATACAAGTCAAGGCTGGCAATGTGATATTAGCCAAATTAGACTACAAAGCCTAACGGAAAATGTTGTAGATTTCATGGCGCACCAGTTGCAGAAACTTCCTCCTGCGACCCAAGAAGCACTGAAATTAGCAGCCTGTATTGGAGCAGAGTTTGATTTGCAGACATTAGCGATTATTGCTGAGCGATCGCCTTCACAAACTGCGACAGCCCTGTGGAAAGCTTTAGAGAATGGCTTAATTATTCCTCTCAATCAAATTTATAAATTTTTTCAAAATGAATTGGATAATGAATTGGATTTTGATGATCGGGATGCATTGCCATCTATTCCGATTTACCGCTTTCTCCATGATCGAGTACAGCAGGCTGCTTATTCGCTGATTCCCGAATCTCAAAAAGAAATCGTCCACTTAAATATCGGTCGAGGGCTTTGGGAACGCCTATCCAAGGAGGAGCGTGAGTTACACCTCTTCCAGATTGTCAATCATCTCAATATGGGTATATCCCACATTTATGGTCAAAGAGAGCGGGAGGAACTAGCGCAATTAAACAGGCAAGCTGGCGAAAAAGCCAAAAATTCGGCTGCTTACGAGGCGGCGATGGATTATCTGAATACAGGGTTAAAGCTGCTATCGGCTCAATCTTGGCACACCCATTACGACCTGAGCCTATCTCTGCATCAACTTGCGGTGGAAGTCGCCTATATTTTGGGTGCATACGCCCAGATGAATTCGCTGATGCAAGTCAGTTTCCAAAACACTAAAAATCATTTAGATCGCGTCAAGTTCCATGAAATTCAGATTCTTGCCCTAGTAGCGCAAAATCAGACCAGAGCAGCCGTTGACTATACTCGTAAAATTTTGCCGATCTTTGGGGTACATCTTCCCCAGAAATTATCGAAATTGCGAACAATCTTAGGATTTTTTGCCACCCTTTATCGGATGATCGGCAAAAAGCCCAAGGATTTACTCGATCTGCCTATGATGTCTAATCCCTACAAATTAGCAGCTTGCCATCTCTTCAATGCCATTGGTGCTGCCTCAGAAAGGGAAATGCCTGAGATTTTACCATTCATCACCTTTACAGGAATCGCTCTGTACCTGCGTTATGGCAATATCCCTAAATCATCGATGGCCTATACGATCTATGCGTTTTTGCTGTGCGAGAAACTTAATCGCGTTGATGCGGGATATGCGATCGGCAAAGCCGCGATCGCTCTCTGTCACAAGACTTCCTCTAAGGCGGCGCTAGCTCCCACTCTCTTTCTCTGGAATCGCTTCATCGCCTATCGTAAGGAATCTCTACGTACCACGTTACCGCTATTGTTAGAAGCTTATCAAGTCAGTCTGGAGGTTGGAGATGTCGAGTATGCCGCCTACAGCCTTGCTGTTTACTATTTGCAAGACTATTTAACGGGCAAAAATTTGGGGGACTTGCAAAGAGAGGCGATCGCTGCCCGTCCGACTTTGCAGAAACTTAAGCAACGGGCTATGTCCGCTCTGATTGATGTCAACTGCCAAGCGATCGCTAACCTCACCACCATCACTGACGATCCATGTAAACTAGTGGGTCGCTTTTTTGATGAAACGACCATCAGTGATAGAGATAAGCAATTGAGACTTTATACCAGCTTCCGCAAACTTCAGATTGCATTTTTATTTCAGCGCTATCCCGTTGCCTTGGAGCAGATGGCGATTATTGAAGTAATGCAGCAATTGGTTGAGGGAACCTTTGTCAAAACTCTATGCCATTTTTATGCCGCTCTGGTCAGATTGGCTCAATATCCCTCCTTGTCAAAGCAACAGAAAAAAATCTATTTCACTAAAATCAAGGCAGATCTTCAACGTCTTACCAAACTCGCCAAATCAGCTCCCATGAATTATCAGCATAAGGTTTGGCTATTGGAAGCTGAATACTTCAGGGTATTGGGCAAATCTAGTCAAGCAGCAGATTTATACGATCGCGCCATTACGGGAGCCAAGGAACATAAGTATATCCAAGAGGAAGCCTTAGCTAATGAGCTTGCCGCTAGGTTCTATCTTGATTTGGGAAAAGATAAAATCGCTCAAGTTTATATGACTGAAGCTTACTATGGCTATGTGCGCTGGGGTGCGACCGCCAAAGTCCTTGATTTAGAAACACAATATCCACAACTGCTCAGTTTTGTACTTCAGCAAGCCAATTGCTCTAGTTTGGCGGCTCCATCATCCACCCGTATCTCCAGTACCAACTCTCAAGCGATCGCGCTTACTGCTCTCATCAAAGCATCTCAATCAATTTCTGAAGAAATTCAACTCGATCAACTCTTCACAACAATTTTAAATACGATGATCGTCAATGCTGGTGCTGATAAATGTATTTTATTACTACAAGCAGAACAGGAATTACAGATCGTCGCTATGGCAAAATCTGGACAATCACCACAGATATTCACTCATCCTATTCCTCTAGAACTCAGTGAAGAAGTCGCAACTACTGTCATAAATCGGGTCAAGCGGAGTTTTGAACCTCTAGTACTAGGAGATGCGCGGGAAAGTTCTCAATTTGCAGGCGATCGCTATATTGAGCAACAACAACCTAAGAGTATTTTCTGTAGTCCTATAATTAATCAAGGACAAGTGTTAGGGGTTTTATATTTGGAAAATAATTTGATCGTGGGCGCATTTACCGATGAACATCTTGAAGTGTTAAATTTGCTTTGCAACCAAGCAGCTATATCGATTAAATATGCTCAAATCTACAGAAGCCTAGAACAACAAGTAGAACAGCAATCCCAAGAATTTGCGAATTTTACCTCTCAAAGACCAAATCAGCCCCATCGGAGATAA